Proteins encoded by one window of Chryseobacterium sp. 7:
- a CDS encoding recombinase family protein: MKIGYARVSTQDQNLNIQLQELEKAGCKKIFQEKITGVHSKRIELEKMMEQLREGDQVIIWKLDRLARSTKELLNICDKINHAGASFQSLSESWADSSSPGGKMILTIFAGIAEFERELIIERTSAGRKLAMKNGIEFGRPKKFNSEQKEAVKTLINNGNSVKLVADTFKVHPATIYRILQSTS; the protein is encoded by the coding sequence ATGAAAATAGGATATGCAAGGGTTTCTACCCAGGATCAAAATTTAAATATCCAGTTACAAGAATTGGAGAAAGCAGGCTGTAAAAAAATATTTCAGGAGAAAATAACCGGAGTCCATTCTAAAAGAATAGAACTGGAAAAGATGATGGAACAACTTCGTGAAGGGGATCAGGTTATTATTTGGAAACTTGACAGATTAGCCAGGTCTACTAAAGAACTTTTGAATATCTGCGATAAAATTAATCATGCAGGAGCTTCTTTCCAATCCCTGTCGGAGTCTTGGGCTGATTCTTCCAGTCCCGGAGGAAAAATGATTTTGACAATATTTGCAGGAATAGCAGAGTTTGAAAGAGAACTGATTATTGAAAGAACTTCTGCCGGAAGAAAACTGGCTATGAAAAACGGGATAGAATTCGGAAGGCCTAAAAAATTTAATTCAGAACAAAAAGAAGCAGTCAAAACTCTTATAAATAATGGGAACTCTGTTAAACTAGTGGCTGACACATTCAAAGTTCATCCGGCTACAATTTATCGAATTTTGCAAAGTACATCTTAA